Genomic DNA from Nicotiana tabacum cultivar K326 chromosome 21, ASM71507v2, whole genome shotgun sequence:
TTCCCGACAGAATGACGTGAAGTAAAATTCATGTTAATAAAGTTTGAAAATTGTGCACCATTTTTATAAGCCTTAAATTGAAGCCATACTGAATTCACTTGTATTTCGGCACTCCCGTCAGACTCCAACAACACATTAGTGATCATCCTATTGAGAAACATCTCTTCCTCAATGGGAATACTCTTGACATTAAGGATTTTGATATTTAGTACCCGAACAGATATTAATTCAAACTTTTGAATCAACGATGATATGTAATCTATTTGAAGAATTACATATATTTTGATTGCAGATGTGGTGGTGAAAGTAAACTCACCTATTAACAGTGAATGCAATAAAAACCAAACTTTAGTATATATTCAGTACATAAGTAGTAAAATACGTAGCAATGATCAGTAAATATAAACCAATTGCCACAGAATTCTTTAACTGTTGTATTAATGAATATGACAATGTAAGGGCCAGAGCCATCGTATAGATAAGGTTAAACTTTTCTCTAAATTCTTCCCAcaaagttatttttaattttgcaGAACTGTCGAGGGAAAAAGATGAAACATAATCTAGTTGAGTAAAATCGAAAATGTAATATAAAGATATATGTTCTTAAACAAATTGAAAACAAAAATTAAGGTAAGAATTAATCCATTTTTCTGGAAGATAAAAAACAAAAGGTAGGTAAAAAGAGATGAGAGGCTTAAAAAGAAGAATTGAGGATGAAGAACTCATACAACAACTACTATGTCTCAATTCCAAGCAAGTTGAAGTTAATTATATGTGTCCTCACTAACcatataaactcatctcaaacCAATAATATACAATGAGCAGAACAAATAGAAACTTCAAATAAATATTCACCtctaattattttttcttatcaGAATTTTCACTATCAAAGtttcataaaaatataaaattgaaggCTATACAATGACATTGCTCGATTCAAAATTACCTCTTGAAGCATTTTCCCTGTTAGATTACTTTTTCCTTTTGGATTAACAACTTTTATACCCCAGCCAAAGAGTGCAGTGATTGAACATAGATGCAAGTAAAGACAAATTCTATACAGCTTCCATGAATCACCGCTGTTAATAGttgagaaaaaaaatactttttcgtCAGCGACACCAGAAACACTACCACCTCGTGACACACTTGACATTTTGAACTCCCAAATAAAATGTCACTTACATACTGACTGGTCCAATAAATTGCTAGAGGCTGCATAAGCTATTCATTTTCGTCAAAACAATTAATAACAAATAGCAAATCAAAGTAGAAGAAAGATATGCAGCAACAAAATGAGTCATCACACCAGCACACACAAATGTTATAGTAAAAATACCAGTCATAGTCATTCTTGAGTATAGATGTATAGTTGAGTATTCTTGAGTAAAAATACCAGTCATAGTCATTCTTGAGTATCAATGACTAAAACAGTTAGATGTATAGTTGGAAAATTTTATTTGAGTATAGATGCAGTGaatttgttttttatatataaatgtatatattgaaCCGTGTTTTAAACTCGTCAGATTGAGAAAAATTTAGATTAATCCACAACTTTGATGCATTCCAAGTATTGCGCACAGAATATGAATTTACAAAACAACGTACGTGTAAGATATAATGAATAACTTTCACACAGTAATGTCAAACTGAATATATTTTACCTTGAAATTTATGGGCTTTTATGAGctgcatcacaataataataaGCTGGCTGTTAGAAATTAGCAGGTGAGGTACAATTTCATCAACAAACTCGCCCCAGAATGTAGCAGACAACTTCTTCCTCCTGCCAcatagaaataaaaatataattttagcaTATGTAATTATCAAATCCATCCTTAATTGGTAGATGAATGTTTATTCTTACTCATCATCTTCTAGCTCAATATCCATAAACTTCCTAGAAATTCCACCTTGTTTGTGCGTGTGTACCTCACTAAAACCGACGATTTCTCCGATCACATCTAAAGAAAAAGAATTCgttaaaataaataatagaaaAGTTCATAATTAGAAATTTAAGGTAAAAGTTACTTTTACCGAACAATTCAGTCTCGTTCACATCAACCTTATTTATCAATTGATCATATGGTCGCAAATCAAAGATATTCATTGGAAAAGTGGATCAGTTGTTTTAGCCACTGTTGTCCGTTGAGTAAACGTCAGCCTCAACCTATGTTTTGTGGTGTTGAACTTCTCCTTATTATGACAAACGATAAAGTTCGTCATATGATATAATCCAAGCTCAGTAATTTATATTTTGAAAAGATGCAAAATTGACTTGCCAATAGAAGTATGTATCTGATCGTCCTACAAAGAAATTACATTAAATAACAGAAAGTGTTTGAAGGACTTAGtaatactgtcacacctcctttttcccgcgaGGATAggggataagggagtttttccaatttaagtgacataattcaaaataggattatttatttattcagagtcgccacttggaataatttatggtgtcccaagtcactggtttgttttaaaatcccagatcgagaaaattgactctatttttatggtctgcgaacacacaagaccgggtaaggaattctgttaacacggaagaaggtgtaaggcactttcgagttccgtggttttagcacggtcgcttaacaattacaCTTAGCTCGATTATCTGATTATTGcatattttgaacctatgtgcattttattccttttgccactttaaatatttttggaatttatttgaacaagtcgcaatgtcgtgcactcatttatttttttgtacacattgcgaatcgcgccacgtgaaacgcacctgcgatttacaacatgttcgttttattattatttgaagttctggtcgagtcacgtgaaacgcacactcgaattgggatttacgtatcgCGACCATGCcccgggaaccgtacccataatcacgatgatttattattaatcgcacCTAAAGAATAGCTACGATGTTCATGAGTTATTCATTTGCTAAAGTTTAAGACTATTTGGGAATGTCCAAGAATTATAGAATCCTTTATGCACATGATTACTGGCGAAATGACTTATCTAAcgaactttctttcatttttttattattgattaataattaatagaAGAGCAGAGATGTTATTAATTGAATAAAAATCAAGCAACTAAATATCAAAAACAGAAGGCTGTCCATTCGAGACCCAAAGAAAATTCACAGACAAGTTATATGGCCATTAGCAATTAATTCTAAACTTAATCAAACTGAACATAATACTTATTAGTTGCATAATTTAATTCCAACCCTCCAAACATCAAAATATGCAAATCAAAAGACCACGGACACAAATAAAGTATTTAACAAAGAATACACAATATCACTAGTAATGTTGAAgcaataaggaaaaagaaaacaaacctTTTATTAGCTTTCAAAGTATACAAAGAAAGGCACGTTGAAGAAGCTAACAACGAACAGACCCGCTAACAATAGACCATGTCGGAACCTCGAAACTCGCCGGGAAAAGCTCGTCGGAAAATTCAACTCGAACCCGACCAAAACGTTgttgttttgtgaggaaagagggTTATTTTTGAGCTGTTTTTCAGCTGAATTTGGAGCTTCATTGGACTGGTTTTACTAGTGGTCTGAGGCTGGTTTCTATGGCTAAAACAGTGAGGGTTAGGACGAGAGGGAAACAGTGGAGTGACGAAGGGAAATGCTCGTCAGCAAACTGGTGGTCAGCTCCAGCAGCGGCGATGGCTGCTAAAAGCGAGAAGTGTgcgagaaaacaaaaacaaaagaaaagagcaGTGAGAGGAGGGGGTGAGCAGCGGGGCTGGCCATAGTTGCCGGTATTTTTTCGGCTACTCGTCGGCGATGGAGATCAAGAAGGGTGGTCGGCTTTTCCTTTTTCTCTGTTTCCTGAAATCGATCCCCTCTATATCTCTCGTGCTCTCTCTATCTTCTCCTTTTTTTAGCCCCCAGTTCTTTTTGTTTCTCTATCTATCCACACTCTATTTCTGTTTGTTTCCCCACCCCTGCTTTCCCCATTCTTTTTCCTCTATGCGGTCAACGTCCGTTTTTTATAATGTGGGGTGAATATATGAGGATAAAATGAAAGAATGTGGATAGAATATTCTTCCAAAAAACTGAAATGGCCAAAACACGAGTCTGCCCATGTGATGCTATGAGAATTTTGgataaaaagaaatcaaattttGTTATGAAACTTTGTCATTTTGTGCTGAGATGGCATAATCTCATTTgctcactttttatttttttggctgatttttttttcttgataataactaaaagaaaaacaaaacataaTCCTACTAAACTAAAAATAGCAAGGTAAAATTACTACATACTCAATATCTTATTTATTAAAGCATCTAACTTAGAAATTAAATTAATATAGAcgtaaaacataataaaaaattttaaaaacctttttttttctttgcaaaTGAAGATAAAACCTATACTAAAAATGTgactcttctttttttattttattattgttttcaattttcttaagtaATATATATAAAAGTAGAAATAAGAGttaaaatatgtagattaaacttaaaatatatttacatactaaaaagtgatgaaaaactcaaatatagtcaaaaattaggtattcacaaaTACAATAATTCCAGattaactgtcacgacccaatttccccctcCGTGtgatgtcatgacggcacctagtctctacaactaggtaagcctaacattttgcggaatattgaaataaaaatataaatttaatcaattattcaaaaatacacaacaaatcccaaaagtcggaacatcgtgaatcacaaacgacagaaggaaaaatctagtgtctctatacatcagaatctaacaatgaaaaatagagaagataatagatatgagaaagagtagaaggggactccgaggtctgcggacgcggcagatataccttgaagtctccaaaactatcccggctcactgatagtgcggctgataaggtgtacccggatctgcacacgaaaaatatgtgcagagagtagcatgagtataccacaatcggtacctagtaagtgccaagcctaacctcgatcgagtagtgacgaggtcaggtcaaggccctactggtaaatatataataaaacaatatagagtataacgccgcaataaaataaaggctgaaatttaacaacaatgaaatcatagaaggtaacagcttagtacacagaaacacaacaggagatttcccgagataccatctcgtagtcccaaacgtaaatgtgcagggggatctcccggaataccgttccgtagtcccagagtaaatgtgcaggaggatctcccggaataccgttccgtagtcccaaagtaaatatgcaagacatggggatctcccggaataccgttctgtagtcccaaagtaaatatgcagtacagggggatctcctggaataccgttccgtagtcccaaagtaaatatgcagcgcgaatgatagaaatacaactacatcacgaagttcttacaatttagactaagtaccagtcagggaagaagcagaaaattcactaagcatgctgcacataattcacataaataattaagacacgtagacatgttgtattagactaaacatgatagctacacatattggaataactcaattaagaatgagaatagattaatactcattaaaatggtataactcaaaataatagCAAAACATGTTGTTGCTCgataagaaaatcgggttttaccacaactagcccgtgtacgtactcgtcagcTCACGTACACATCGCTCACATAACACAATGGTTCCAAATCTTAAGGAAATTTCCctcccacaaagttaggcaagccacttacctcgaaccaagctcaatcaatcagtcacaatgcctttcccacgaatatccggctctgaatggcccaaatctatccaaaagcagttacatatcataaatacaacaataatagactcatctaattaatgaaatcaacactttaacaaaaatttcgaaattgacTCAAAACTTGCCcgtgggacccatgtctcggaatcaggtaaaagttacaaaataggaACGCCCATTCCACcaagagtctaaccataccaaaattactaaattccgataccaaatggacctccaaatccacaaatcaaacttccaaatctcTAACCTTCAACTtccaattttcaccttaaatacacactaactaggtgggaaaatacatggcaaagtaagattattgatcaaaaataagcacaagtgacttacctcaagaaatgcctcgaaaatgctctcaaacatcgccctaaaccgagtttgcaaagtcaaaaatgacaaaaatcatgaagccctttgattttaaccactgcccaggtatttccgcacctgcggaacctggactcgcacctgcggatgCGCTTGTGCGGAAATTGTGCGCATCTGCACAATTCACTTGCCCCCTTTTCCTTCGCACCTACGATGAAAGGGTCGCATCTGCGCGTGCGCGCCTGCAGAAtttccttccgcttctgcggaccttgcgcaCCTGCTAAGACCCCTaatgcatctgcgggcatcgcagatgcggaaaatacctcgcacctgcgacccctggcactccttcATTTTCCCGCTTCTGCGCCAATTTACTCGCACCTGTGGGCAGACTTGCGCAGGTGTGATTACAGCAGAACCAGCAAAAacaccagattttcctaagtccaatttcattccgttaagcatctgaaacacacctaaggcccccgggacctcaaccaaacctaccaaccaatcctataacacgatacgaacttagtcgagccttcaaactacatcgaacaacaccaaaaatcatgaattaagcacagaTTCAAgctaagaacttagaatttttcaaattctacaaacaacgccgaaccactccaaatctagtccgaattacctcaaattttacacacaggtcacaaatgacactacgaaccaaCAGCCACTTTCGaaaatccattccgagctcgatatcaaaatttccactatcgaccgaaatcgccgaaaaatctaactttcgccaattaaagcctaaatctactacacctccaaaacacattttcggatgcactcctaagctcaaaatcactcaacggagctaacggagttgacgaaattctattccggatccgtcttcacacagttctgactacggtccaaattctaagacttgagctctcatttaggaactaagtatcccaaaacactccgaaactcaaaaccaatcatcacggcaagtcacaatagctgAAATAtatatggggaaagcagatattagggtATCGGgactctaattctcaaaatgaccggtcgggtcgttacatcctccccctcttaaaataatcgttcgtcctcgaacgagtataaagacatacctgaaagtgtgaaaagatgagggtactggctgcgcatatcctgctcggccttccaagttgcctcctcgaccagtTGTCCCCTCCATTGATCCTTCACAGAAGAAATGTTCTTTGAACTTAGccttctgacctgcctgtctaaaatagccaatggctcctcaacatatgatagatccttgtccaattgaactgagctaaaattcaacacatgggacggatcgtcgtgatactttcggagcatagaaacatggaataccggatgaactcctgctagactgggaggcaaggcaagctcataagcaacctccccaactcgacgcaacacctcaaatggaccaatgaaccttgggctcagcttgcccttctttccaaacctcataacacccttcataggcgaaactcgga
This window encodes:
- the LOC107787054 gene encoding uncharacterized protein LOC107787054 isoform X2 translates to MNIFDLRPYDQLINKVDVNETELFDVIGEIVGFSEVHTHKQGGISRKFMDIELEDDERKKLSATFWGEFVDEIVPHLLISNSQLIIIVMQLIKAHKFQD
- the LOC107787054 gene encoding uncharacterized protein LOC107787054 isoform X1, which translates into the protein MNIFDLRPYDQLINKVDVNETELFDVIGEIVGFSEVHTHKQGGISRKFMDIELEDDERKKLSATFWGEFVDEIVPHLLISNSQLIIIVMQLIKAHKFQAVIHGSCIEFVFTCIYVQSLHSLAGV